Proteins found in one Thermodesulfobacteriota bacterium genomic segment:
- a CDS encoding permease-like cell division protein FtsX — protein MSIIPYIIPRTFSNMRGNWLSHLMTALTIAFVVLIFGLSTLIYFNLHRLAENYSREIRIVTYIDPALPPEDIENLKAKVLKLRGVAKIRYITSQEGYQRLVQQFQDEKDILAGLGEDFLPPTLEIEVTGTMHNLERIRPLVSELTSLPGITDVYYGKEWVERLRQAADFTRLTTLAIGGLLLLTTIFVVSNTIKLTIYLRRNELETMRLVGATNFFIRGPFVLEGMLQGLVGSGLAMLALFALFEFLKTQVNFPGFIRFFSPIFLPIPVVTGIIAGSIILCATVSAFSLRQFLRV, from the coding sequence TTGAGCATCATTCCGTATATAATCCCCAGAACCTTCTCCAACATGCGGGGTAACTGGTTATCCCACTTAATGACCGCCCTGACTATAGCCTTTGTCGTCCTCATCTTCGGACTGTCAACCCTGATTTACTTCAACCTCCACCGCCTGGCGGAAAACTACAGCCGCGAGATACGCATCGTGACCTATATCGATCCGGCTCTCCCTCCTGAGGACATCGAAAATCTCAAGGCGAAAGTCCTTAAACTGCGTGGCGTGGCCAAAATACGATACATTACCAGTCAGGAAGGGTACCAAAGGCTTGTGCAACAATTTCAAGATGAGAAAGATATCCTGGCCGGCCTGGGCGAAGATTTTCTCCCCCCCACCCTGGAAATTGAGGTGACGGGGACCATGCATAATCTGGAACGCATCCGTCCGCTAGTTTCTGAGTTAACCTCCCTGCCTGGAATAACAGATGTATATTACGGGAAGGAATGGGTGGAAAGATTGCGCCAGGCAGCAGATTTTACCCGGCTTACAACCCTTGCTATCGGGGGCTTATTACTCCTTACCACCATATTTGTCGTCTCTAACACCATCAAGCTGACCATCTATCTGCGGCGTAATGAACTGGAAACCATGCGACTTGTCGGCGCTACCAACTTCTTCATCCGGGGGCCCTTTGTCCTGGAAGGTATGCTGCAGGGACTGGTGGGATCAGGGCTGGCTATGCTGGCTTTATTCGCACTCTTCGAGTTTTTAAAGACACAGGTCAACTTCCCCGGTTTTATACGATTCTTTAGCCCGATATTTTTACCTATACCCGTTGTAACCGGTATCATAGCGGGCAGTATAATTCTCTGCGCAACGGTGAGCGCATTTTCCCTGCGTCAGTTCTTACGGGTATGA
- the ftsE gene encoding cell division ATP-binding protein FtsE, with the protein MDSPLIELKHVYKSYEQDLTVLEDINLRIGKGEFLFVNGPSGAGKTTLLKVMLCLERSTKGEVWVDGINLRRLSNYKIPYLRRRMGMVFQDFKLIENLTVFENVALAMEVCGVKKSVIEHKVDQVLKSLGLEIKKRIYPRRLSGGEQQRVAIARSVVNDPLVLLADEPTGNLDAGRAADIMSLFNEISARGTTVIFATHNQELIRSTAKRVIILDQGRIVN; encoded by the coding sequence ATGGACTCCCCCCTAATTGAATTAAAGCATGTCTATAAGTCTTACGAGCAAGACCTCACCGTCCTTGAAGACATTAATCTCCGTATAGGCAAGGGGGAATTTCTCTTTGTCAACGGACCGAGCGGGGCGGGAAAGACGACACTGCTCAAGGTCATGCTATGCCTCGAACGTTCCACCAAAGGCGAGGTCTGGGTAGATGGGATAAACCTGCGGCGCCTGTCCAATTACAAAATCCCGTATCTCAGGCGACGGATGGGAATGGTCTTCCAGGATTTTAAATTGATAGAAAATCTGACCGTTTTTGAAAATGTGGCCCTGGCTATGGAAGTATGCGGCGTAAAAAAATCGGTCATAGAGCATAAAGTCGATCAGGTCTTGAAAAGCCTGGGATTGGAAATCAAAAAACGCATATATCCACGCCGTCTCTCCGGGGGCGAGCAACAACGGGTAGCTATTGCCCGGTCCGTGGTAAATGACCCTTTAGTGCTTTTAGCAGATGAACCGACCGGGAACCTGGATGCCGGACGCGCTGCGGATATCATGTCACTTTTTAATGAAATCAGCGCCCGCGGCACTACGGTCATCTTTGCTACGCACAACCAGGAATTGATTCGTTCTACGGCCAAAAGAGTGATCATTCTGGATCAAGGCAGGATCGTAAATTGA
- a CDS encoding PfkB family carbohydrate kinase, producing MYDVIGFGALNLDYIYSVDSLNILSHELPLQPGQEIFYSERLFPRVKALIEKYGKLKRTSGGGSAANTIFALARMGFKTGFIGKVGQDEAGALLLKSLGKVDARHIRRQGKSGACLIVIDKREDRSIIAFPNTNKTVTAGKKDITSANKTRFLHFSSFVGQKSLSSQIRLAENLPSQVRLSFDPGEIYAGKGLKEIFPIIHKSFVLFLTDREIQKLTGKRYKAGCRELLTMGPSILVCKRGREGSYVLSREEEFNVPAEEVPVVDNTGAGDVYNAGFLAGLLMEQSLRPCGLFATRMAAKSVTGYGRSRYPTRKDLTIFFQI from the coding sequence ATGTATGACGTGATCGGCTTTGGGGCCTTGAATCTGGATTATATCTATTCCGTAGATAGTCTAAACATCCTTTCACACGAACTTCCTTTGCAGCCCGGACAGGAGATATTTTATAGTGAGCGCCTCTTTCCCAGGGTCAAAGCCCTGATAGAAAAATACGGCAAATTGAAGAGGACCTCCGGCGGCGGTTCGGCCGCCAACACCATTTTTGCCCTGGCCCGGATGGGTTTTAAAACCGGATTTATCGGGAAGGTAGGTCAGGATGAGGCCGGAGCCCTGCTGCTAAAGTCTCTCGGCAAAGTTGACGCCCGTCACATCCGGCGGCAGGGTAAAAGCGGGGCCTGTCTCATCGTTATAGATAAGCGTGAAGATCGATCTATAATAGCCTTTCCCAATACAAATAAGACGGTGACCGCAGGGAAGAAAGACATAACCTCCGCGAATAAGACGAGATTTTTACATTTTTCCTCTTTTGTAGGGCAAAAATCGCTCTCATCCCAGATCAGATTGGCCGAAAATCTCCCTTCACAGGTGAGATTGAGTTTCGATCCGGGAGAGATTTATGCCGGCAAGGGGTTAAAAGAGATATTCCCTATCATCCATAAGAGTTTTGTCCTCTTTTTGACGGATCGAGAGATACAGAAACTGACCGGGAAGCGCTACAAGGCAGGCTGCCGGGAGCTTTTGACCATGGGGCCTTCTATTCTGGTCTGCAAGCGGGGAAGAGAAGGGTCGTATGTCCTCTCTCGCGAAGAGGAATTTAATGTGCCGGCGGAAGAGGTCCCGGTAGTGGACAACACCGGGGCGGGCGACGTATATAATGCCGGTTTTCTGGCCGGACTTCTTATGGAGCAGTCCTTGAGGCCGTGTGGCCTTTTCGCTACCAGAATGGCGGCCAAGAGCGTAACCGGCTATGGGCGGAGCAGGTATCCTACGCGCAAAGACCTGACAATTTTTTTTCAGATTTAA
- a CDS encoding formyltransferase family protein, which produces MSYLIGWFSTGRDKAARDLLSTAYENMRSGFIPAAIEYVFCNRNMGESAESDKFLELTRDLGLKTITFSSRDFLPEEKRQSMERWRALYHRAVMERISNFRNNLIMLAGYMLIVSPEMCRRHAIINLHPAAPKGPAGTWQEVIWKLINQKAGETGVMIHVVTETLDEGPPITYCTFPIFGGGFDPLWAELRSKLGTHTLQELIAAEGESNKLFQRIRQEGVRREIPLIVLTLKTLAEGKVEISGKNALAPYCLNKEIDAYLQIS; this is translated from the coding sequence GTGTCTTACCTGATAGGCTGGTTTTCTACCGGACGGGATAAGGCGGCCAGGGATTTGCTCAGCACGGCCTATGAGAATATGCGAAGCGGCTTTATCCCTGCCGCCATCGAGTATGTCTTTTGCAATCGCAATATGGGTGAAAGCGCTGAAAGCGACAAGTTTCTGGAACTCACCCGGGATCTTGGTCTTAAGACAATTACCTTCTCATCCAGAGATTTTTTGCCTGAAGAGAAAAGGCAGTCCATGGAAAGATGGCGCGCCCTTTACCACCGGGCGGTTATGGAGCGGATCAGTAACTTCCGGAATAATCTCATCATGCTGGCCGGATACATGCTTATTGTCAGCCCGGAAATGTGCCGGAGACATGCCATAATCAACCTTCATCCTGCGGCCCCTAAGGGACCGGCCGGCACGTGGCAGGAGGTCATCTGGAAGCTCATTAATCAAAAAGCGGGTGAAACCGGGGTAATGATACACGTAGTTACCGAGACCCTTGACGAAGGCCCTCCTATAACGTATTGTACATTTCCGATTTTTGGGGGAGGATTTGATCCTCTTTGGGCTGAGCTACGAAGCAAACTTGGAACTCATACCTTACAGGAACTAATAGCCGCAGAGGGAGAATCCAACAAACTATTTCAACGCATCCGGCAGGAAGGGGTAAGACGGGAGATCCCTTTAATTGTCCTGACCCTGAAGACTCTGGCCGAAGGGAAAGTAGAAATAAGCGGGAAAAACGCCCTTGCCCCGTATTGTTTAAATAAGGAAATCGATGCCTATCTACAAATTAGCTAG
- the trxB gene encoding thioredoxin-disulfide reductase: MDTQDAFIEKVLTLQEPAAGLPPLIREGEEVHVDIVIVGAGPGGLTAAIYGERSGLKCVVLEKGVVGGQVALTPVVENYPGLTRVAGKSLVDLMAQHARQYAHIHQGEEVLEIKPDEQIKVGTNRGKYICRAVILATGAKHRKLGVPGEERLYGRGVSYCATCDGYFYKGKKVIMVGGGNSAVTEALYLDSLGVGVTLVHRKDKLRAELRLQESLFSRKIPVSWNSGVHEILGDKTVTGVRIEDTKTGKTEEMPVDGVFISIGYEPVNELAKKTGVELDEAGYVKADRRQRTNVPRIYAVGDITGGVKQIVTAVGQGAVAAMTAFEDLANPYWKEKEAT; the protein is encoded by the coding sequence GTGGACACTCAGGATGCCTTTATCGAGAAGGTTTTGACCTTGCAGGAACCGGCCGCCGGATTGCCTCCGCTTATCCGGGAGGGGGAAGAGGTACATGTGGACATAGTTATCGTGGGAGCCGGTCCCGGAGGGCTGACTGCCGCGATATATGGTGAAAGAAGCGGCCTGAAATGCGTGGTCCTGGAAAAAGGGGTCGTGGGCGGACAGGTGGCCCTGACACCGGTCGTCGAAAATTATCCCGGGCTTACACGTGTGGCCGGTAAGTCTCTGGTGGATTTAATGGCCCAGCATGCCCGCCAATATGCCCATATCCATCAAGGTGAAGAGGTTCTGGAGATAAAACCGGATGAACAGATTAAAGTCGGCACAAACAGGGGCAAATATATATGCCGGGCGGTCATCCTGGCCACCGGGGCCAAACACCGTAAGCTGGGCGTGCCCGGTGAGGAACGCCTTTATGGCCGGGGAGTGAGTTACTGCGCTACCTGCGACGGCTATTTTTATAAGGGGAAGAAGGTCATCATGGTCGGCGGCGGAAACAGCGCTGTAACCGAGGCCCTTTATCTGGATAGTCTCGGAGTCGGTGTAACACTTGTCCATCGCAAGGATAAACTTCGCGCTGAATTGCGCCTCCAGGAAAGTCTTTTCAGCCGGAAGATTCCGGTGTCCTGGAACTCAGGGGTGCATGAGATACTGGGTGACAAGACGGTCACCGGCGTGCGTATTGAGGATACAAAAACTGGAAAGACGGAAGAAATGCCGGTGGATGGCGTCTTTATATCCATAGGCTACGAACCGGTAAATGAATTAGCCAAAAAAACGGGCGTGGAACTGGACGAGGCCGGTTACGTAAAGGCTGACCGCCGGCAGAGAACCAATGTGCCGCGCATCTACGCCGTCGGTGACATTACCGGTGGAGTCAAGCAGATTGTGACTGCTGTCGGCCAAGGGGCGGTAGCGGCGATGACTGCTTTTGAAGACCTGGCCAATCCGTACTGGAAGGAAAAAGAGGCCACTTAA
- a CDS encoding cytoplasmic protein, whose protein sequence is MKKIALFAFSEDLGVFAHIMMNAIDMKKQGHEAKIIIETKATRFVKDLMDEQKPFAGLFKKVKEEGLIDGVCKACSAMTGAQEAAKQQGLRLLDEMNGHPSIARYLEEGFTVLTF, encoded by the coding sequence ATGAAAAAGATAGCCCTGTTTGCCTTTAGCGAGGATTTAGGCGTGTTCGCCCATATCATGATGAACGCCATAGACATGAAAAAACAAGGACATGAGGCAAAAATAATCATCGAAACCAAGGCCACCCGGTTTGTAAAAGACCTGATGGATGAGCAGAAACCCTTTGCCGGCCTTTTTAAGAAAGTAAAAGAGGAGGGGCTAATTGACGGGGTGTGCAAGGCCTGTTCGGCCATGACCGGCGCACAGGAGGCGGCCAAGCAGCAGGGTCTCAGGCTTCTCGACGAAATGAACGGCCATCCCAGTATAGCCCGGTATCTGGAAGAAGGTTTTACGGTTCTGACGTTCTGA
- a CDS encoding histone deacetylase, producing MPEPSTKTGIVADNRYMEHDPGSYHVESPERLRAIYELFEEPYVKDKFVKVEPRPATHEELSWNHTNGHIKRIAATAGKASSYLDPDTRTSETSYDVALLAVGGVFSLIDTLFDKKITNGFALVRPPGHHAEADQAMGFCLFNNIALGAHYLINRYGLKRILIVDWDIHHGNGTQHSFYDRPDVLYFSTHQFPYYPGTGDFSEAGSGAGEGYTVNIPLPGGQDESEYMAIFQNILRPVALEYKPEIVLVSAGFDIYYKDPLGTMQVTEKGFAGLTRILMDIAGTCCEGRLLLVLEGGYNVMGQKESVRAVLDELSGTGILGRDFSPPGEDKAPAIIKRAKEAHKKYWACLR from the coding sequence ATGCCTGAACCTTCAACAAAGACAGGTATTGTGGCTGACAATAGATACATGGAGCACGACCCCGGTTCCTATCACGTGGAAAGCCCGGAGCGCCTGCGGGCTATTTATGAACTCTTTGAAGAACCGTATGTTAAAGATAAATTTGTTAAGGTCGAACCACGACCGGCCACCCACGAAGAACTTTCCTGGAACCACACCAACGGACATATCAAACGTATAGCCGCTACGGCCGGCAAGGCGTCTTCCTACCTTGATCCCGATACTCGTACCTCTGAGACATCATATGATGTGGCCCTTCTGGCCGTGGGGGGCGTTTTTTCCCTTATCGATACCCTTTTTGATAAAAAGATCACCAATGGTTTTGCCCTGGTGCGGCCTCCGGGACACCATGCCGAGGCAGACCAGGCCATGGGTTTTTGCCTGTTTAACAATATAGCCTTGGGCGCCCATTATCTTATCAACCGCTATGGGCTAAAGAGGATATTAATTGTAGATTGGGATATCCACCATGGTAATGGCACACAGCATTCCTTTTATGACCGCCCGGACGTGCTCTACTTTTCCACCCATCAATTTCCTTACTATCCGGGCACGGGAGATTTCTCTGAGGCCGGTTCAGGCGCGGGTGAGGGCTATACGGTGAACATACCCCTTCCCGGCGGTCAGGACGAAAGTGAGTACATGGCCATCTTCCAAAATATCCTGCGGCCGGTGGCCCTGGAATATAAACCGGAAATAGTGCTGGTTTCCGCCGGATTTGATATTTACTACAAGGACCCCCTCGGAACTATGCAGGTTACAGAAAAAGGTTTTGCCGGGCTTACCCGGATACTCATGGACATTGCCGGGACCTGCTGCGAGGGACGTCTGCTCCTGGTTTTAGAAGGCGGATATAACGTGATGGGTCAGAAGGAATCGGTTCGGGCCGTGTTAGATGAACTTTCCGGGACAGGCATCCTGGGCCGGGATTTCTCGCCTCCGGGCGAAGACAAGGCCCCTGCGATTATCAAGCGGGCCAAGGAGGCGCATAAGAAATACTGGGCCTGCCTCAGGTAA
- a CDS encoding NUDIX hydrolase — translation MPDQHKESKKETVKQISAGGVIFRESGGRVEIALIATRGGRVWGLPKGLVEEGENLARTAHREVEEETGLTGDIIKKIDSIHYWYSHKEEGRTTHYFKIVYFFLMKLTGGDTARHDHEVDEVRWFPIEEALKKATYPGEQDIIRKAGELLQKRKEPEKETSGSY, via the coding sequence ATGCCGGATCAACATAAAGAATCAAAAAAAGAGACCGTAAAACAGATTTCAGCCGGGGGAGTGATCTTTCGTGAATCCGGCGGACGGGTAGAGATAGCGCTTATCGCTACCAGGGGCGGCAGGGTCTGGGGACTGCCCAAGGGGCTGGTGGAGGAAGGCGAAAACTTGGCCCGCACCGCCCACCGTGAGGTAGAGGAAGAGACCGGTCTTACCGGCGATATAATCAAAAAAATCGACTCCATCCATTATTGGTATTCCCACAAAGAAGAGGGCAGGACCACTCATTATTTTAAAATAGTCTATTTTTTTCTCATGAAGCTGACCGGTGGAGACACAGCCCGGCACGACCACGAAGTAGATGAGGTTCGCTGGTTTCCCATAGAAGAAGCGCTGAAGAAAGCTACCTATCCGGGAGAGCAGGATATTATTCGCAAAGCCGGAGAACTCCTTCAGAAGCGGAAGGAGCCGGAGAAGGAGACGTCCGGCTCATATTAA
- a CDS encoding RHS repeat-associated core domain-containing protein, with amino-acid sequence MTEPNGFYYMRARYYDPNVGRFISEDPIGFEGGDVNLYAYVGNNPIMSNDPLGLCANISANNRNILLASNINLPEAYIKVEGPFQPYVAAGGLISSGIATTMAGGTTTVIGYGSTPVTGPAGFVVGTAGLVTTATGIGQVAVGLDIYVDQIRHNFNLPKWFDLIPQFDFFQKH; translated from the coding sequence ATGACCGAACCCAACGGCTTCTACTACATGCGGGCCAGGTACTATGATCCCAACGTGGGCCGGTTCATCTCCGAAGACCCGATTGGGTTTGAGGGCGGAGATGTAAATCTGTATGCGTATGTGGGAAATAACCCAATTATGTCTAATGATCCATTGGGATTATGTGCCAATATATCTGCCAATAATAGAAATATACTTCTTGCTTCTAACATTAATCTTCCAGAAGCATATATAAAGGTGGAAGGACCATTTCAACCATATGTTGCGGCAGGAGGATTAATTTCAAGTGGTATTGCGACTACAATGGCTGGGGGTACAACAACTGTTATAGGATATGGAAGTACACCGGTAACCGGGCCTGCTGGATTTGTGGTGGGCACTGCGGGACTAGTTACTACCGCAACTGGAATTGGGCAAGTTGCCGTAGGGCTTGACATTTATGTTGACCAAATAAGACATAATTTTAACCTGCCTAAGTGGTTCGATCTTATACCCCAGTTCGATTTTTTCCAAAAGCACTAG
- a CDS encoding DUF2281 domain-containing protein, with protein sequence MPVQAEKQKKIINILKRLPPEKLDEIIDFAEFLKNKRKAPPGLSKKTPPLTIPTFHLGHIAKQAFDRNKLYGEYLDHKID encoded by the coding sequence ATGCCTGTCCAAGCCGAAAAACAGAAAAAAATAATAAATATTCTGAAAAGGTTACCCCCTGAAAAACTTGACGAGATAATAGACTTTGCCGAATTTTTGAAAAATAAAAGAAAAGCGCCGCCAGGGTTAAGCAAGAAAACCCCGCCTCTGACAATTCCGACCTTTCATCTCGGTCATATCGCGAAACAGGCATTTGACCGGAATAAACTTTACGGGGAATACCTTGACCACAAAATTGATTGA
- a CDS encoding RHS repeat-associated core domain-containing protein, with protein sequence MAGNLLAEADGANNITRYYIHGLGLMAMVTPSDEVYCYHFNATGSTVAMTDSSQTMVNKYAYDPFGKVTNQEETISQPFKFVGQFGVMTEPNGFYYMRARYYDPNVGRFISEDPIGFEGGDVNLYAYVGNNPVVLIDPWGLCSELTFSSAATKIGSGILQAGQGLYNALGSEELQRGTAQGFAMAGKVTVVTGAAVAAKAYMTYDVVTGGPVTTTAVSQVLLHPQEMLDFVLGLVPATPPPMTRGGVFGYATGRVIEEVASWFRQATCFFAL encoded by the coding sequence ATGGCCGGGAACCTTTTGGCCGAGGCGGATGGCGCAAACAACATCACCAGATACTATATCCACGGTCTTGGACTTATGGCTATGGTGACTCCATCAGATGAGGTCTATTGCTACCACTTCAATGCCACAGGCAGCACCGTAGCCATGACCGATTCAAGCCAGACCATGGTGAACAAATATGCCTATGACCCATTTGGGAAGGTCACAAATCAGGAAGAGACCATATCCCAGCCCTTCAAATTTGTGGGGCAGTTCGGCGTCATGACCGAGCCGAACGGCTTCTACTACATGCGGGCCAGGTACTACGATCCCAACGTAGGCCGGTTCATCTCCGAAGACCCGATTGGGTTTGAGGGCGGGGATGTGAATTTGTATGCCTATGTGGGGAATAATCCGGTTGTGTTGATTGATCCGTGGGGGTTGTGTTCAGAACTCACTTTTTCGAGTGCTGCTACGAAAATTGGTAGCGGGATTTTGCAAGCAGGGCAAGGATTGTACAATGCTCTTGGGAGTGAGGAATTGCAAAGAGGGACTGCACAAGGGTTTGCAATGGCGGGAAAAGTGACTGTAGTCACTGGCGCAGCTGTGGCTGCTAAGGCATATATGACTTATGACGTAGTGACGGGAGGCCCGGTTACTACTACTGCCGTAAGTCAGGTTTTATTACATCCTCAAGAGATGCTTGATTTTGTTCTGGGTCTCGTGCCTGCTACTCCACCACCAATGACACGAGGCGGAGTGTTTGGATACGCCACTGGTAGAGTTATAGAAGAGGTGGCAAGTTGGTTTAGACAGGCGACATGTTTTTTCGCCCTATAA
- a CDS encoding RHS repeat domain-containing protein: MKSARSLKGWIMSVVLAFSFLFLFASLAGAIDYTYDDLDRLLRVEYDDGTVIEYVYDEVGNRVQRVSGVSLPAQPTGLVASTVSADQINLTWTDNADDETGFMVERKIGAGGTYAAP; this comes from the coding sequence ATGAAAAGCGCACGCAGTCTTAAGGGATGGATCATGTCGGTGGTCTTGGCCTTCAGCTTTTTATTCCTGTTTGCCTCTTTGGCCGGGGCCATCGACTATACCTACGATGATTTGGACCGTCTCCTGCGGGTAGAATATGACGACGGCACGGTGATCGAGTATGTCTATGACGAGGTAGGAAACCGGGTGCAGAGAGTAAGCGGCGTTTCGCTTCCGGCCCAGCCTACCGGCCTCGTTGCGAGTACGGTCTCTGCCGATCAGATAAATCTCACCTGGACGGATAATGCCGATGACGAGACCGGGTTTATGGTAGAGCGCAAGATCGGAGCCGGGGGGACATACGCAGCCCCGTAG
- a CDS encoding ATP-binding protein: MFEDVIVDQNPHWSGSFYEEGIKRDILDKLKGYIDLPHIVSIVGVRRGGKSTLLKQLINHLLKDKGISPKNILFLNLETPYFSQYKDKVINLERIYEDYLKLTSPQGQIYCFLDEIQYFNEWQVFVKAHYEQKNIKFIITGSNSRLLSSELITLLSGRTIPLEVYPFSFKEFLRANGSDISDNILLLRKRHKIKSLWNEYLQYGGFPEIAFVEEKGAAREILSTYARNILYQDIAPRFKVKKIGDLDALFFYLISNIAALYTYNTLSKLFDLSDKTIKEYLRYFSDAYLLFTVDAFSFSVKKQIKSPKKIYTIDTGMASSVSFRFSEKVGQLLENMVFLELMRQGQDVFYYQTENRLEVDFICREGKKTTGLIQVTKETGEDRVRNREVRALQRAMEETNIKNGLIVTYEDEGEIKNGASVIHIVPAYKFFADIRSWIK, from the coding sequence ATGTTTGAAGACGTTATCGTTGATCAAAATCCACACTGGAGCGGTAGTTTCTATGAAGAAGGAATAAAAAGAGACATCCTGGATAAACTTAAAGGCTACATTGACTTACCCCATATCGTCTCCATTGTAGGCGTAAGACGGGGCGGTAAAAGCACACTTCTCAAACAGCTCATAAATCACCTTTTAAAAGACAAGGGCATCAGTCCTAAAAATATCCTTTTTTTAAATCTTGAGACCCCATATTTTAGCCAGTATAAAGACAAGGTAATAAACCTTGAACGGATATATGAGGATTACCTAAAGCTCACATCCCCACAAGGGCAGATTTATTGCTTCCTGGATGAGATTCAGTACTTTAATGAATGGCAAGTGTTTGTGAAGGCGCATTATGAACAGAAAAATATTAAATTCATTATTACCGGTTCAAATTCAAGATTATTATCATCAGAATTGATAACTCTTCTATCCGGCAGGACAATTCCCTTAGAGGTCTATCCGTTTTCTTTCAAGGAATTTCTTCGGGCTAATGGATCGGATATATCGGATAATATCCTATTGCTGCGGAAGCGGCATAAGATAAAAAGTCTTTGGAACGAGTATTTACAATACGGGGGATTCCCTGAAATAGCCTTTGTGGAAGAAAAGGGAGCGGCCAGAGAAATCCTTTCCACATACGCGAGGAACATTCTCTATCAGGATATCGCGCCGAGATTCAAGGTAAAAAAGATAGGCGACCTTGACGCACTCTTTTTTTATCTTATTTCCAATATAGCTGCCCTGTATACGTATAACACCCTTTCAAAACTTTTTGATCTCTCTGATAAAACCATTAAGGAATATCTCAGATACTTTTCTGATGCCTACCTGCTGTTTACTGTAGATGCATTTTCTTTTTCTGTAAAGAAGCAGATTAAGAGCCCTAAAAAGATTTATACCATTGATACCGGCATGGCGTCTTCTGTTTCCTTCAGATTTTCTGAGAAGGTGGGCCAACTTCTTGAAAATATGGTTTTTCTGGAATTAATGAGGCAGGGGCAAGATGTTTTTTATTACCAGACAGAGAACAGGTTGGAAGTAGATTTTATCTGTCGGGAGGGGAAGAAAACGACCGGATTGATTCAGGTTACAAAGGAAACAGGAGAAGACAGGGTAAGAAATCGTGAGGTGAGGGCGCTACAGAGGGCAATGGAAGAAACGAATATAAAGAATGGGTTGATCGTTACGTATGAAGATGAGGGAGAGATAAAAAACGGGGCCTCTGTTATTCACATAGTTCCTGCATACAAGTTTTTTGCTGACATCCGCTCATGGATTAAATGA
- a CDS encoding type II toxin-antitoxin system HicA family toxin, translated as MGTDLKLCSGAEAVRKFQKTGWSAVRQKGSHVMMTRPGYQWTLSIPQHSELGPGLLRKLIRQAGLTIEEFNEI; from the coding sequence ATGGGCACAGATTTAAAACTCTGTTCGGGCGCCGAAGCAGTCCGAAAGTTTCAAAAAACAGGCTGGTCTGCCGTCCGTCAAAAAGGCTCGCATGTAATGATGACAAGGCCCGGCTATCAGTGGACATTATCCATACCTCAACACAGTGAACTTGGCCCTGGCTTGCTTCGTAAATTGATCCGCCAGGCAGGTCTTACAATAGAAGAATTCAATGAAATATAA
- a CDS encoding type II toxin-antitoxin system HicB family antitoxin has product MKLHVIIEKDEAGYYVAEVPALPGCLSQGKTYEEAIANIKEAIEGWLEVMESKHSFDSARLVEVAV; this is encoded by the coding sequence ATGAAACTGCATGTGATAATTGAAAAGGATGAAGCCGGTTACTATGTAGCCGAAGTCCCTGCACTTCCAGGATGTCTTTCCCAGGGAAAGACTTATGAAGAAGCCATTGCCAATATTAAAGAAGCCATTGAAGGGTGGCTTGAAGTGATGGAATCCAAACATTCGTTTGACTCTGCCAGGCTTGTGGAAGTCGCCGTTTAA
- a CDS encoding type II toxin-antitoxin system PemK/MazF family toxin, which translates to MERLKRGDVVLVVAPGSYGKPRPAVIVQTDLANETHPSFVVCPLTSHLRDAPLFRPDVEPDRENGLAKPSQIMVDKIITLPREKVKEVVGRLDEDTMTRLTRSLAFWLGLG; encoded by the coding sequence GTGGAACGACTGAAACGGGGCGACGTGGTGCTGGTCGTGGCCCCTGGCAGCTACGGCAAGCCCAGGCCGGCGGTGATCGTGCAGACCGACCTGGCAAACGAAACGCATCCGAGCTTTGTGGTGTGCCCTCTCACCAGCCACCTGCGGGATGCCCCCCTCTTCCGCCCGGACGTGGAGCCCGACCGCGAAAACGGACTTGCCAAACCCAGCCAGATCATGGTGGACAAGATCATCACGCTTCCCAGGGAAAAGGTGAAGGAAGTGGTCGGGCGGCTTGATGAGGACACCATGACCAGACTCACCAGGTCACTGGCCTTCTGGCTCGGGTTGGGCTGA